A portion of the Cryptomeria japonica chromosome 5, Sugi_1.0, whole genome shotgun sequence genome contains these proteins:
- the LOC131045829 gene encoding ent-kaurene oxidase 2 isoform X2 translates to MEVTKMENSEFLIKLLIAGVLICVSLLGFRLRSSRKLRRKGPPVVPGLPLLGNLLQLREKKPHYTFTQWARKYGPIYSIRTGANPLVVLNSSQVAKEAMVTKYSSISTRKLPKALEILTREKCMIAMSDYGDFHRMVKKMVLNNLLGATAQKQSHQRSLRECMMQNMVSKIYSELQAQAHQIKEGINIRQIIVTELFPLAMKQVLGHDVDSVYVEELGTKISKWEIYEKIVIEPMKGAIEVDWRDFFPYLRWVPRNTVQENMKQVDKKRNAVVRAVIEDYKKLPPSSKNPNCYLDILLKECAHLTDKELEMSIWEPLIEASDTTLVTIEWAMFELSKNPQAQDRLYREIQRVCGNEVVTEDYLPKMPYLSAVFQETLRKHPPVPIIPLRYVHEDVELGGFFVPAGSEIAINIYGCHYDEKEWKNTSEWNPERFEECRNGDILDLYKTMAFGSGKRICAGAVQANLIANTTIARFVQEFNWELAFEEEDSVDTVVLTTHKLHPLKAIPTPRKKP, encoded by the exons ATGGAAGTAACTAAAATGGAAAATTCTGAGTTCTTGATAAAGCTTCTGATTGCTGGTGTTCTTATCTGTGTTAGCCTGCTAGGGTTCAGGCTAAGGTCATCAAGGAAACTGAGAAGAAAAGGCCCACCTG TTGTGCCAGGGTTACCTTTGCTTGGAAACCTGCTTCAGCTGAGGGAGAAGAAGCCTCATTACACATTTACACAATGGGCAAGGAAATATGGTCCTATTTATTCCATTCGCACTGGAGCCAATCCTTTAGTTGTTCTCAACTCATCACAGGTTGCAAAAGAG GCCATGGTCACCAAATACTCGTCCATCTCGACCAGAAAACTCCCAAAGGCTCTGGAAATTCTTACCAGGGAAAAGTGTATGATTGCCATGAGCGATTATGGGGACTTTCACCGAATGGTGAAGAAAATGGTTCTCAACAACCTTCTGGGTGCTACAGCTCAG AAACAGAGTCACCAGCGATCTCTTAGAGAATGTATGATGCAGAATATGGTAAGTAAAATATATTCTGAGCTGCAAGCTCAAGCTCATCAGATCAAAGAGGGGATAAACATAAGGCAGATTATCGTCACCGAATTGTTTCCCTTGGCTATGAAACAG GTCTTAGGTCATGATGTTGATTCAGTATATGTGGAAGAACTAGGAACTAAAATATCGAAATGGGAAATATATGAGAAGATTGTGATTGAACCAATGAAAGGAGCTATTGAAGTAGATTGGAGAGATTTCTTTCCTTACTTGAGATGGGTTCCACGCAACACTGTGCAAGAGAACATGAAACAAGTAGATAAAAAAAGAAATGCTGTGGTAAGAGCTGTGATTGAAGACTACAAGAAGTTACCTCCCTCTTCAAAG AATCCAAACTGCTATCTAGACATACTACTCAAAGAGTGTGCACACCTAACAGATAAAGAATTGGAGATGTCAATCTGGGAGCCATTGATTGAAGCATCTGATACAACCCTTGTCACTATAGAATGGGCCATGTTTGAACTCTCAAAGAACCCTCAAGCTCAG GATCGGTTGTATAGAGAAATTCAAAGAGTGTGTGGAAATGAAGTAGTTACAGAGGACTACTTGCCGAAAATGCCATATCTTAGTGCTGTGTTTCAAGAGACGTTAAGAAAGCATCCTCCAGTCCCAATTATTCCTCTGCGATATGTGCATGAGGATGTAGAGTTGGGAGGGTTTTTTGTCCCTGCAGGAAGTGAG ATTGCAATCAACATATATGGTTGTCATTATGATGAGAAGGAATGGAAGAACACAAGTGAATGGAATCCAGAGAGGTTTGAAGAGTGTAGGAATGGTGACATATTGGATCTATACAAGACAATGGCATTTGGCTCGGGTAAAAGGATTTGTGCAGGTGCAGTTCAAGCCAATTTAATTGCTAACACAACAATTGCTCGTTTTGTTCAAGAATTCAACTGGGAACTAGCCTTTGAAGAGGAAGATAGTGTTGATACAGTTGTCCTTACTACCCACAAACTTCATCCCTTGAAGGCCATCCCCACTCCTAGAAAAAAAC CTTAA
- the LOC131045829 gene encoding ent-kaurene oxidase 2 isoform X1 — MEVTKMENSEFLIKLLIAGVLICVSLLGFRLRSSRKLRRKGPPVVPGLPLLGNLLQLREKKPHYTFTQWARKYGPIYSIRTGANPLVVLNSSQVAKEAMVTKYSSISTRKLPKALEILTREKCMIAMSDYGDFHRMVKKMVLNNLLGATAQKQSHQRSLRECMMQNMVSKIYSELQAQAHQIKEGINIRQIIVTELFPLAMKQVLGHDVDSVYVEELGTKISKWEIYEKIVIEPMKGAIEVDWRDFFPYLRWVPRNTVQENMKQVDKKRNAVVRAVIEDYKKLPPSSKNPNCYLDILLKECAHLTDKELEMSIWEPLIEASDTTLVTIEWAMFELSKNPQAQDRLYREIQRVCGNEVVTEDYLPKMPYLSAVFQETLRKHPPVPIIPLRYVHEDVELGGFFVPAGSEIAINIYGCHYDEKEWKNTSEWNPERFEECRNGDILDLYKTMAFGSGKRICAGAVQANLIANTTIARFVQEFNWELAFEEEDSVDTVVLTTHKLHPLKAIPTPRKKP, encoded by the exons ATGGAAGTAACTAAAATGGAAAATTCTGAGTTCTTGATAAAGCTTCTGATTGCTGGTGTTCTTATCTGTGTTAGCCTGCTAGGGTTCAGGCTAAGGTCATCAAGGAAACTGAGAAGAAAAGGCCCACCTG TTGTGCCAGGGTTACCTTTGCTTGGAAACCTGCTTCAGCTGAGGGAGAAGAAGCCTCATTACACATTTACACAATGGGCAAGGAAATATGGTCCTATTTATTCCATTCGCACTGGAGCCAATCCTTTAGTTGTTCTCAACTCATCACAGGTTGCAAAAGAG GCCATGGTCACCAAATACTCGTCCATCTCGACCAGAAAACTCCCAAAGGCTCTGGAAATTCTTACCAGGGAAAAGTGTATGATTGCCATGAGCGATTATGGGGACTTTCACCGAATGGTGAAGAAAATGGTTCTCAACAACCTTCTGGGTGCTACAGCTCAG AAACAGAGTCACCAGCGATCTCTTAGAGAATGTATGATGCAGAATATGGTAAGTAAAATATATTCTGAGCTGCAAGCTCAAGCTCATCAGATCAAAGAGGGGATAAACATAAGGCAGATTATCGTCACCGAATTGTTTCCCTTGGCTATGAAACAG GTCTTAGGTCATGATGTTGATTCAGTATATGTGGAAGAACTAGGAACTAAAATATCGAAATGGGAAATATATGAGAAGATTGTGATTGAACCAATGAAAGGAGCTATTGAAGTAGATTGGAGAGATTTCTTTCCTTACTTGAGATGGGTTCCACGCAACACTGTGCAAGAGAACATGAAACAAGTAGATAAAAAAAGAAATGCTGTGGTAAGAGCTGTGATTGAAGACTACAAGAAGTTACCTCCCTCTTCAAAG AATCCAAACTGCTATCTAGACATACTACTCAAAGAGTGTGCACACCTAACAGATAAAGAATTGGAGATGTCAATCTGGGAGCCATTGATTGAAGCATCTGATACAACCCTTGTCACTATAGAATGGGCCATGTTTGAACTCTCAAAGAACCCTCAAGCTCAG GATCGGTTGTATAGAGAAATTCAAAGAGTGTGTGGAAATGAAGTAGTTACAGAGGACTACTTGCCGAAAATGCCATATCTTAGTGCTGTGTTTCAAGAGACGTTAAGAAAGCATCCTCCAGTCCCAATTATTCCTCTGCGATATGTGCATGAGGATGTAGAGTTGGGAGGGTTTTTTGTCCCTGCAGGAAGTGAG ATTGCAATCAACATATATGGTTGTCATTATGATGAGAAGGAATGGAAGAACACAAGTGAATGGAATCCAGAGAGGTTTGAAGAGTGTAGGAATGGTGACATATTGGATCTATACAAGACAATGGCATTTGGCTCGGGTAAAAGGATTTGTGCAGGTGCAGTTCAAGCCAATTTAATTGCTAACACAACAATTGCTCGTTTTGTTCAAGAATTCAACTGGGAACTAGCCTTTGAAGAGGAAGATAGTGTTGATACAGTTGTCCTTACTACCCACAAACTTCATCCCTTGAAGGCCATCCCCACTCCTAGAAAAAAACCTTAA